One window from the genome of Nicotiana tomentosiformis chromosome 5, ASM39032v3, whole genome shotgun sequence encodes:
- the LOC138892966 gene encoding uncharacterized protein → MEPVGPAQAPAVPFMISGLQEALAQILTVCTSLAQAVSIQTKPATSQAEGGTQTPAAHTPEQVMQGLQTPGVLLSQSVVAVQAQPPSFSGAESEDAQDFLDRCRQIIHTTGILETSEVSFTTFEFSRAAFRWWEAYERSRPVDATPLSWREFSILFLEKFVPPTHREELHRQFEQLRKDGLSVTQYEVRFSELACHAVWLVPTKRERIRGFIDGLTYQLHFPMTRESISGVQLDEVVDIAQQLEMVRSQDHEERRAKRPRGSSGFGGVLSGGQFYHSRGRPYRPAQVAHPIPRGALSSHGSYSARQSQSSLSALPAQSSSCALSVQGSSTPCSSGSYFGSRGPPQYLPPFSKKGCFECGE, encoded by the exons ATGGAGCCAgtagggccagctcaggcaccagctgtgcccttTATGATTTCAggacttcaggaggctttggctcaaATTTTGACggtgtgcactagccttgctcaggcagtttcTATTCAGACCaagccagccacttctcaggccgaaggaggtactcagactcctgccgcccatactccagagcaggtgatgcagggacttcagacgcCGGGGGTATTGCTATCCCAGTCGGTTGTAGCTGTTCAGGCCCAG cctccatcattcagtggggctgagtctgaggatgcccaggacttcttggatagatGCCGGCAGATTATTCACACAACAGGTATTTTAGAGACCAGtgaggtctcgttcactactttcgagttttctagggctgccttcagatggtgggaggcctatgagaggagcAGGCCAGTCGATGCTACACCACTATCATGGCgtgagttctccattctcttcttggagaagtttgtgccaccgacCCATAGGGAGGAGCTGCACAGGCAATTCGAGCAGCTACGCAAGGACGGcctgtctgtgacccagtatgaggtgagattttcagagttggcttgtcacgcagtttggttggttcccaccaagagggagaggattagggggttcattgatggcctcacctatCAGTTGCATTTTCCTATGACTCGGGAGAGTATATCTGGTGTTCAgctcgacgaggtggttgatattgctcaacaattagagatggtccgtagtcaaGATCATGAGGAAAGGagggccaagaggcctcgtggatcgaGTGGTTTCGGTGGTGTTctttctgggggtcagttctaccacagcaggggtcgtccgTATAGGCCTGCTCAGGTGGCTCATCCAATTCCCCGTGGTGCAttatccagccatggttcatacagtgctcgtcagagtcagtcatctctcagtgcccttccagctcaaagTTCATCCTGTGCTCTTTCAGTTCAGGGTTCGTCTACACCatgttcttctggtagttattttgGTTCACGGGGTCCGCCTCAGTATTTGCCACCATTTTCTAAGAAGggatgtttcgagtgtggagagtAG